Sequence from the Balneola vulgaris DSM 17893 genome:
AAGTAATAAATCATCGCCCTTAGAGGCGATGTTGAAAGCCCATGAAGGGCCAGTGATTGGCCTTCATCCTATGCATGGACCAGGTGTTCAGAACTTATCAAAACAGTTGATGGTCGTATGTCCGGGTAGAGAAGGAGAGGCGGCAAATTGGTTTATCGATCAATGTAAGCTGTGGGGTATGCGTGTTATTCAAGCAGACGAAAAGAAGCACGATCATGTAATGCACCTCGTTCAAGGACTTCGACATTTCGTAGCTCTACTTCATGGTTCATTTATGGAAGAGTATGATTTGAAACCGAATGACATGCTGGAGTACTCGAGTCCTATATACCGTGCTGAAATGATGATGAACGGCCGAATCTTTGCACAAGATGCAGAGCTGTATGCCGATATCGTATTTGCGGATGAGGAGCGCAGAGAACTGCTCATGAAGTTCTTTGAGCATCATCAAAAATTAGCGGAGTTGGTAAAGCATAACGATAGAGAAGGCTTCATTCGTGAGTTTGAAGGGGTTACGGACTTCTTTGGGAAGTTTGCGACTCAAGCGTTGAACGAATCGGGATATCTCATCAATCGCCTTGCCGATCGCTTTGCATGATGATGGTTGCACAACTGCTGGATTGATTGGAGGCGTTTAGGTAGATCAGAGCATTAACATGAATCTTTAGATATCTTCCTGCGGTCGATATGACAAAGAAATAGAAACCACCTGTTTAGTCA
This genomic interval carries:
- the tyrA gene encoding bifunctional chorismate mutase/prephenate dehydrogenase; this translates as MSKSQDVLNQSRKRLDEIDEQILDLLSERAQTVQEVIKTKVENQLPVFVPEREEQKTEAFKKLAMERGIDPEWAEDFLRMIMTSSRAKQSQSKFPIATTDPKHILYIGGEGGMGSLYKRITEQTGHVAYSIDKSNWYELEEMAPKLDMVVVTVPIKITELVIERLSGRLKKETILADFTSNKSSPLEAMLKAHEGPVIGLHPMHGPGVQNLSKQLMVVCPGREGEAANWFIDQCKLWGMRVIQADEKKHDHVMHLVQGLRHFVALLHGSFMEEYDLKPNDMLEYSSPIYRAEMMMNGRIFAQDAELYADIVFADEERRELLMKFFEHHQKLAELVKHNDREGFIREFEGVTDFFGKFATQALNESGYLINRLADRFA